In a genomic window of Penaeus vannamei isolate JL-2024 chromosome 38, ASM4276789v1, whole genome shotgun sequence:
- the LOC138859844 gene encoding uncharacterized protein: MHKRDSLKDVEPWNKSVTPSIASVLKSLYEHAKSTVLIGDKYSTWFKSNAGVRQGCVSSPTLFNIFLEQILMDTLDSFDTFNTRKYGMEVSAEKSKILIVGKERKTLAQPIQINGDELEMVDSLLRTTTLAIALYGCETWTLDAVSQNKINAFEMKYRKFLRILFTAHRTNDSVREELRQKVGNIEMISAIRKRQLKWFGHVTRHSDKLPLASNIMHALRLDSQQALQFPRHKHVAYLAARRYAYIPSRPRRQ; the protein is encoded by the exons ATGCACAAGCGGGATTCACTAAAGGACGTGGAACCGTGGAACAAATCGGTAAC ACCCAGTATAGCGTCAGTACTTAAATCACTATATGAACACGCAAAGAGCACAGTATTGATAGGAGATAAATACAGTACATGGTTCAAATCAAATGCCGGCGTAAGACAAGGGTGCGTCTCATCACCCACACTCTTCAACATTTTCCTTGAACAAATCTTGATGGACACCTTGGACTCGTTTGACACGTTTAACA CAAGGAAATATGGCATGGAAGTAAGCGCAGAAAAGAGCAAGATACTGATAGTTGGGAAGGAACGGAAGACGCTAGCGCAACCAATCCAAATAAACGGCGATGAACTTGAGATGGTGGATTC GCTTCTGAGGACGACAACACTAGCAATAGCGTTATATGGATGCGAGACGTGGACACTGGATGCAGtttcacaaaacaaaatcaacgcATTTGAAATGAAATATAGAAAGTTCTTACGAATCCTATTTACAGCCCATAGAACGAACGATTCGGTGAGAGAGGAACTCAGACAAAAAGTTGGAAACATAGAAATGATATCAGCAATACGGAAACGACAGCTCAAATGGTTCGGACATGTAACAAGACACAGCGACAAACTTCCCCTGGCAAGCAACATCATGCACG cATTAAGGCTGGATTCCCAGCAAGCGCTCCAGTTTCCACGGCATAAGCATGTGGCATACCTGGCGGCTCGCCGATATGCTTACATTCCCTCTCGACCACgtcgtcaataa